Proteins found in one Zea mays cultivar B73 chromosome 1, Zm-B73-REFERENCE-NAM-5.0, whole genome shotgun sequence genomic segment:
- the LOC103644270 gene encoding uncharacterized protein — protein sequence MTMNIAGHQGGGGVHLHLHVAARLSAWLLLLLLLPIDIVDVEQVVDVGLAQLASDHPGIIHRRVSSSTGEDGAGGVLHLLHLHVADHLGWRRLGVIACRRPLGIAFLLGQRRGRTVHLAQHVVAAAALGVVVLGHVPSHPVEAMAMPTRRPLVLLLLAAVG from the coding sequence ATGACCATGAACATAGCTGGGCATCAAGGTGGCGGCGGGGTCCACCTGCACCTGCACGTCGCTGCTCGGCTCAGCGCatggctgttgctgctgctgctgctccccATCGACATTGTTGATGTTGAGCAAGTAGTCGACGTTGGACTTGCCCAACTCGCCTCCGACCATCCGGGGATCATccatcgtcgggtaagcagtagcaCCGGTGAAGATGGCGCCGGCGGGGTCCTGCATCTGCTGCACCTGCACGTCGCGGATCACCTTGGTTGGCGGCGCCTCGGGGTGATCGCCTGTCGCCGTCCTCTTGGTATTGCATTTCTTCTTGGCCAGAGACGAGGACGAACGGTGCACCTTGCACAGCACgtggtcgccgccgccgccctgggTGTCGTCGTACTCGGTCATGTGCCATCCCATCCTGTCGAAGCGATGGCGATGCCGACCCGACGTCCCCTCGTCCTCCTTCTCCTTGCGGCCGTAGGATAA
- the LOC103644267 gene encoding uncharacterized protein: MTMNIAGHQGGGGVHLHLHVAARLSAWLLLLLLLPIDIVDVEQVVDAGLAQLASDHPGIIHRRVSSSTGEDGAGGVLHLLHLHVADHLGWRRLGVIACRRPLGIAFLLGQRRGRTVHLAQHVVAAAALGVVVLGHVPSHPVEAMAMPTRRPLVLLLLAAVG; the protein is encoded by the coding sequence ATGACCATGAACATAGCTGGGCATCAAGGTGGCGGCGGGGTCCACCTGCACCTGCACGTCGCTGCTCGGCTCAGCGCatggctgttgctgctgctgctgctccccATCGACATTGTTGATGTTGAGCAAGTAGTCGACGCTGGACTTGCCCAACTCGCCTCCGACCATCCGGGGATCATccatcgtcgggtaagcagtagcaCCGGTGAAGATGGCGCCGGCGGGGTCCTGCATCTGCTGCACCTGCACGTCGCGGATCACCTTGGTTGGCGGCGCCTCGGGGTGATCGCCTGTCGCCGTCCTCTTGGTATTGCATTTCTTCTTGGCCAGAGACGAGGACGAACGGTGCACCTTGCACAGCACgtggtcgccgccgccgccctgggTGTCGTCGTACTCGGTCATGTGCCATCCCATCCTGTCGAAGCGATGGCGATGCCGACCCGACGTCCCCTCGTCCTCCTTCTCCTTGCGGCCGTAGGATAA